A window of Centroberyx gerrardi isolate f3 chromosome 6, fCenGer3.hap1.cur.20231027, whole genome shotgun sequence genomic DNA:
ctcagaAGATCCATTCTCCTTTTCACCAGTCTTCCAGCTTCCTTGCCTTGTTAGAATAAAACATTGTCACTTGTCAGCACTGGCATGCTGATAACCCCTCCCTTTATAGTCATTTgtataaaacaaacattaattgCACATGGTGATAGAATGATGAATGTATATTGTGtatctgctgctgtctgttgtaTATCAGTCCCTGTCTCATTGCACTGAATGGGAGTTGCTTTTGTCCCTGTGCCATGTATTCCTCATTGTATTTATATTAGTAAATTAGATTGAGACGACAAACATCACCGAGACCAACTCCttaacatttattgtatttggcAAATGAAGTGATTTTGATTCTGACTAAAAACACATTATATTCAATGTAACATAATTCTGATTTGTAGAAAAGCTGATGTTGACTCACTTGGATTTCTTCATGTACACCCAGTATGCCAGGCCTACAAGCACAGTGGCAATGAGAAGACCAACTACAAGTCCGACCACCAACTTGGTTTGCTCGCTGTCATCCGACTGGTCTGTAACAAAGatacaaaaataaacatcagAGACCTGCAGACAACTTTCAGTATGAAGAAAAACCTGCCTGATCAATGTACGTCAAGGGGAAGCAAGCATTATGTTCAATAAATGCATTGATGAATGGACACACCCACACTGTCAATGATTATGACTCTTGTAGAGTTAAATGTACATGATGGAAATCCTTAATTCATGACTCATTTCACTAGCCATTGAGAGAATGGACAACATAGAGAGATTTTGTCAGGATGCTGGTAGCTCCATTCCTCTTACTCCtctaaattttatttatttcacatttcaaagcAGCCATGAGCAAATATTTACTGTACCAGCAACACACTGTCCAAAGATAGATTTCGTAGTACAGGAGCCCTAGGTGGTGTTAAAGCTCTAAAGAGCATGAATGTACAATAAAAGAGGCTTCTTTTTCAGTTAATACAGTATTTTTTCAGccccctctcccctttcttACAAGCAAGAAGACCGCTACAACTTACCTTGTTTATCCATTCTCACCTCCTCAAATACTGAAATCAgatataaaataacattaacgtccaaccaaaaaacaaaaacaaaccaaaccaaaccaaaaaaaagatCTCTACACTACTTTTATGCTACTTTTGCATGCAAATCAAAAACACGATTCAGAGAGGGAAAGGATAGAGTCCAGCAtcccaacatacacacaccaagtaaagggagaagagaggtgaAATGCTGTCCCAAACACACAGGGATGAGAGGAAGCAAAGACTGACAGCAGCACTGTAGAGTTATGGAGAAGAGTGTGTACCCAAAAGTGAGCTGAGTGCATGCACAGATTAAAGTTGGCTAGGTAagtgacagtgatgtagtgatacATAAAAAGGCGGATAAAGTACAACCTCCacttggtgatcatcataaggcaaacaaccaccaatataactAAAAATCAATAATACTTCCAGAAAACCATTTATTTCTGCCTTTCCCTTTAAAAGTCCTTACGCTGTATGACTGAGATCAACTTGACTCTACTTACTATGTTGTATACTATCAATTCATGTCATAAAacttcagaaaaaaaggtgtgtaaactctattccacaaataaaaatgtgtgtaaaccGATGCCCTCCACTACATCAAGTTTATGTGAACCATTAATGTAAAGCAACACTAAACGTTGTCAAGTcaacatgcagacagagagttAGTGAGCAGAGAGTAAGGACAGATCAACAAAGGCGAGATTACTTAGTTATGCGTTAGGGAAAATGTGAAGGGCAGGAAAGCTGAAGGCCATACTCCCAATTTCCCACTTTGTACTTACAGGATGACACATTTATGGCCTTGCTATCCTGGCCAAGCTCATTGTACACCGTACAAGAGACAGTCAGATTCGCAGTAGGCACAACAGTGATCTTGTGCGTTATCTTTCCATTGATGAAGGGACTCTCATCCAGCTGAACAAcatgagaaaaacacatttgttagTATTAAGGTAGTTTGACACAAGTTGACATTTTCTTGGGTTTAACAAATCTGCCATGGTATGTAATTCTGAAGAAATAATAAATCGTCCCATAGCTTTAGATATCAGAAGATCCAGCTGCTGTAGAAAAGGCCaaaatgagagagtgagtgtatAATGCTGTTTCACACCACTAGGGGGCGGTGTTGGATCTATGTGTCACTCAGCCTTGGGATGACAAAGAGAGCGCGTGTGCCTTTGGGATATAGACACTGGGGTCTCGGAGGGAAAACCCCAGACACAAAGGCAAACTGCCAACACCCTTTTCACATCCTTTACATATACAAGAGGATGTGTGTACTTTGTAAATAGCCGTTTCTAAGCTTGTGTTTTGAGTCTTATATTATTCTCTCTGAATAGGCGTTAAAGGATGCCACATCACACACTGAGAGGGGAGAGAATAAACTTTGTCTGAAATGTGCGTTTGCTCCCAAATGCACTGTCACTCAGTGAATGAGGTCAGCGCACCTTTGGAGTTGATTAATTAGGTAGAGTTagagtttatttgcacatataaaaTACAATGGTTAGACATAGAAAGAATAGAGAAGAATTGTTACAAGCCTACATACATAGAcgtttacatgtgtgtatgaacacacacacacacgcacacacacacacacacacccattatGTAATGCAAAAAAGGCTGCACATCATTTCACACTGTCTTATTGTGTGGTTCTGCTATCAGTGCACATACAGGTGCTCCGCAAAAAAACAAGAGCTTTTTTGTCTTCATGACAATCTGGTGCATAATAAAATGAGTGAGCCtcagagaaaatgaagaaatttactctttgaaaaaaaaaacaacatttagagcTGTTTGGACCAGTTAAGTTGAAAAGTATGACAGTTAGGGAAATGCTAACAGTGTCAAGCCGCTATACGCATAGCAGGGAACCTTTCACTCACTCTGCAGTACAGTGTGAATAGTAGAGCAAAGAAAGGACTGCCTCGCGACCAAGACATTGACAATGAACCTCACATTGTTTTCTGGCTTCGTGACAGAGTCTGATAAAAAGGAAGCTTAAATAGACTGCCTCTGCAGGGTCACACCTCCCTATTTCTGCTCAGTGTAACATGATGTTCTTCAGAGGGTCTTTGTGAGGTAAACCATGCTTTTTATAGAACCAGTTCATTTGAAGAAACATGTGATTCTTCTTTGCTGCTCTAGGAACCATTGGTTGCTCCGTATAACTACTAGCTGTTCCATAATATACCTGTAGAAACGTGTTTTTTGTTTCAGAGGTTCCAAATGGCAAACTTGGTTGTACATTTACCTGCTGCAGATAGAAATGGCAGCTATGTCTTGGCTactttgtggaaaaaaacatccagaTGTTGCCCTTGGTTACCTATTGATTTTATTGCTGTTGTCGCAGTGGGACAAACTGTTGCTGCGATATGGGCAGAACATTCTCAGAACATACATTTCTATGACAACCAGTATTGATTCTTCAGCAATAATGATGGTTTTAAGCTTAAACAAGGACAGACACATTCTAAGCAttctgcacatactgtattctGAATGCAGTGCTTCCAGAAACCTTCATTTCTTTCAGCCCTCGGTGTATTATTAGACGCCTGGGAGGAGCACCTCAAGAAGAGCCGGCTCTGTGTGTTCGTTGGTTCGTTGGTTAGTTTGTAGCGCTTTTTGCAATGcacagtgcttaggggaattaagGGATGCCTCTTTAGCCCTGCAAAGGGGACAGTCACGCCAGTACCAGGGGTACATTCACttaccaggaagtagctcagtgATTTCTTTAACTGTAGTGTTCTAAGTCAGTTCATGATTTAAATATTTGGTTCACCAATTCTCTTAGTTATAACAACACTGTGCTATCACAGCACTTGGGTGTTAATAGGTGGAACTCAGTTTCATTCACACCAATCATCCTTGATCTTAAAGTATTTAAAACTGTTATTGACACTTGAATTCTCAATACACTAggtaatgcaatgcattttaaCAGTTCTTGAAAGCGTGAAAACAGGAATTATGAACATCGTAATGTTAATTTGACCTCAGGGTCCAATTATAGCGGGTTTAGATCTGCACCCAATTAGGAGGGCTGCCTAATTGTTAAGATCTCAGCGTTTATAACACTAAATCAACAACTATCTTCCATCGTTTATAATGGTGATATTtatgaggaatgcataaaataatttaaaaaatacagcaCTGTAAGCCTTCACCAGATGCTTCTTTAAATGAGTCACCAACATGAATATCTGTGGctaataaatatatttatcaATCTAAAGGGCAGAGTTAGCTAAACAACAATACAAAGTTAGCTTGGGAAAACTTTATAATGGAGTAGACCAGCAGGGTCAGCAAGGGCTCTTTCTCACCGCTGAGGCAAAGAGCTTAAGGAGGCAATTTTGCATAAGGCAAATTTGAGCCATTTCTCTcatatttcagtttttgttgttgttttttttcatgtttaggTCTAAGCAAGGAAAATTGCAAGTATAGTATGTAACCTAATGAGGAATCTCCAGATCTCTCCCCAGCCTGAGCAGAAGGGGCGTCACTTCACAGAAATTATAGGGTGTGAAGCCTATGCAATCTTTGCTCCTTCAGTGGTTCTGTGATAGTTGTTGACTCCAACAGCCCAACCAATTTaaagtactgtaaaaagtgGCGCAAACATCAGCCTTTGAAGCGCAGCTGACCACTGATGACTAGGgctgggacgatatgcttatcttacgatacgattcgatacgcgatacggGGTTCACGAgtcgatacaaccacaatacgatgcaataaataaaagtttgtctgactgcagaattatgctTATTTCTGAGGCACAAATCTATCTAGCAATGGcatggcttgctagaatgtaaacaacaatttaaaaatgtcattacaaagtgaaaaataGCTAATATCACGTTTTTCTGTCCcatgatacatattgtcacatttcttcattttctcacattgtgatatattgaattatatatcgtcccatccctactgatGACCGATTGCTTTGTGTTTAAACTCACATCTTCGAGTCTCTACCATTCAGTCTAAACAGGAGCTGAATGTTTTTGTTATCTTTTTCCCAACTGGCTCCTATGTGATTATGTGCTGAACAATCATTATTCATTGCAAGCATCTTTCCCTCTAAGAGTGCAACAAGTCTGGAAAAATGGGGAGAATTTGTGCATGCTTTGTGTGGTGGCAACAGAAGGAAGAAAGGTggctttgaataaaaaaaaatcttctcttCCAATTACAAGGGAAAATATGCATGTGCAATTATATCAAACTGATAGATATGACCTTCAGAAATTGTAACAATTAGCATAAGGAGAATTTCATGATGATGATTAGCAGGGATAATactctatgagtgtgtgtgcataccgaGGTGCCATTGATGCTCCAGGAAACAGAGGGCTTTGGGGAACCTTCAGCCTCACAGATCAGGACCTTGTGTCGGCCATCGTCACTACGCCGCTTGGACAATTGCCTGATGACTGGAGCACCTGAAAGAAGACGTACCTCTTCAGCTACATCAGATTGGGAAAATTATTGCATTTGTCTACATCACACGGTTATGCAGCATAAAGACCACTGGTATTTCATTCATGGCCACATAAAAAATGACTGAGGAAAATCTCACTCAAGTCCTTACCTTTGACAACCAGCTCGAAAGACGCTTTTTGGCTGAGAAGGCCCATTGTCACCTCGCAGTCGTAGCGGCCAGAGTCAGAGTAGGTCAGCTTGCTGAACACGGGCTGCTTGTCCAGCTTAACATTATcctaattaaataaaaaagaatatcaCGGCTATTAATAATATTCTTCTTTTAAGTAGTTATTGCACAATTTCAGCTGGGACTACTTATATAGGCTTTGGTATATAGTGATTGCTCCCCCACCTTTGTCCAGGACACCTTTGGGTCTCCAGAAGCATCAACCTGCAAAGCCAGAACCACAGCCTCCCCGGCACTCTTCAAGATCTTCCCAGAGGGGCTTAACTTGATGTCCAGGTCtgaaagagaggacagagctGTGAAAAGATGGTTCAAGAAGCCTGAGAAGGGTGAAGGCTTTGTTGCCGTTAACCATACTAGACCCCTGTGACGGGCTCAAAGCATCCTTGTAGATGCAGCTCATTAAAGGCAACACAGCTGACACTTTCATCACAAAGCATGGGAAGACCAGCAGGCTGGCAAAGAGATTCTAGAGAGCGTCTTTCTTCTCTGCAACAAACACTATGTGCCTTCACAGCAGCAAATACGAATGCAGATGGAAAAATACAGCACAGTGACGATGAAACGGTAGAGCATTCTGGAGTCAATAGTGTTGAAATGTGTTCATTACAAATTAGgatttttttatctttataatTTACTGGTGTGTGGCAAAAGCGTAGCAGTCCCTAATGTTAGTAATACACCGTGGCAGTGATTTGGTCGCTTACAGCTGACTGTGATGTTCTTAGAAGCTTCCATCTTGGCGTCATCGATGAGAGAGCATTTGTATTCACCGGTGGTGTCACGTGTCACATCTGTCAAGGTGTAAGCGTCTGAATTCTCCACTTTCACCACCTCTCCCTTCAAAGACATAATGatacatttagaccatcacacGTTGGCAGGTGCTTAGTTGCCGATGCATCACCGGAGAGATGGAACAGGTAGTCATTATAATAAGTTTGCTGATGCAGAGCTGTAACAAATACGGATGGGAGGAATGCTTTTGAGCCTTTGATGAGGGATATTGAGGAGAGTCTACCTTGAGGTGAAAGTTAAAGCTGGTAGGAGCCGGGTTCCCGTCTGCCACACACTTCAGAGTCACATTGTTTCCCTCTATAAGATGTCCCTCAGAAATGACCTGGAGACTGATGTTCTCTGTAGGGTCTGTGTAGAGTCAGCAGCAAGAGAAATACAGAgggagaaagtaagagagagagcaagagggtgTATGTGCTTCAGGAGGCGGGGTGCGTGTATATGAAGAGGAGGACTGTATGTGCCCAAGGCAGCTGACAGTAGGAACCGCAGAGACGAGCACTGCTTGTACGCTACAGTGGTCCAGAGAGCTAAAACATCATGCCCTAGTACTGGTTATGGCCATCTTCAAATGCAGCTGAGGAGATGGTTGAACTGCAGTCGCATCCTGAGGCACTGGACCAAACAATCCTTTCGAACCTCAGTGTTGCTGCTCCACATGAGACTGTTCATATTTCTTTTAAGAAAGTGTTTAAACAGCCTTCTAGCACTAATAAGGCTCTACTAAAAGGTCATCTTGAGAAGATAGCATTAATCATTAATGCTATGTTCAGTATCACTCCCATAACAGGCTCATCCTCACATCAATTATCACCATAAAGATGCCCTCACTGTTGTCTGTCTTGGCTGGAGGCAAACATTTATTAGGAAACAAGCTAACTATGTAAATGTAGCCTGAAAATAAAACGGGCATCAATCTGCTTATTGATGAATCTTTATTGGCTAATGAGCAGATGAACAGTCTGCCAGTGTTAATGTTCACAGCATCTTTAAATTTAGTCTTAGTCTTTTGACAGAAATAGTTCTGTCACATTTTAGTCATGGCATATTGAATAAATTCAGTCAATTATTTACTGACTGAAATGGCCTGTGATGCTAGTCAACTAAAATAATGACATTACAGTCGCTGAAAATATGTCTCATTATTCAGTTCAACCTTAGAGTAGAAAACAATAGCACCACACTTTTAGTGAagatgacattttcaacatttaaacattttccaATTTGTTTGCTGTACTGTTTCTCAACTGTACACTCCATCttataaaatgtcattttttgtgaGGATAATGTCAGAAACATTACATTTAATCAGTCGAGTACagttaataaaaaaacaccatgTGACCGTACCCTTCTTTAGCTCTAAATAGCTGTCTATACCAGAATTAAATAGCCTTTACCAAGCGGTCATTAATTTTGTGACGAGATTAACTCTGTAAGTCCACTGAGGACAGCCAGTATGCTAACAGCAGTTACAAGAAGTTGGAAAGTTTGACCAGTTAATGCAGTTAGCAGAGTttggtgactgtgtgtgtacttaCAGGTGATAGTGAAGGTCACTGGAGAGGATGCCTGCTCTGCGCCCACAGTGTCCTGAGTGCCGCAGGTGAACTGGGCATCCGTGTCTTCCTTCCCAGCAGAGTACTCCAGCATGGAGGAGGTGGTCGAGAGGCCGGTATTAGGGTCAACCTGCACCGAGGCATGGATCAAAATCCctagaaagaaaacaaacaacattgaCTGGTGCAGTATTACGGCAAAACATAACCCTAGTAAACAATGGTGTAACGACTAACGGAAAAAGACCAAAACACAGAGGGCAGGCTGCAATCCACagctgaaaaataatggaacgGGCCCAGttagagaggagaaagataagTCTGTAAAAAAAACGTGCGTGTGAAATCTACACGCAAATCGACCACACCCCTCCGATGTTCAGTTGTATTTCACTGGAAAATCATGCAACATGATGAAGACATACACACCTTTCCCATCAGCCACCAGAGGTTTCTTGTTCTTAAACCATGTGATATTTGCAGCTGGATTGGCATCTTGCGCACTGCAATTCCCCAGCTGTGGAGCAAATAATGAAACTTGAGAAAAATGGCAGTCCCCTGCACTCTACACAGGCTTAGAAATATTTTGAGAAAATAACCATTTTATGAGTTTAGAATAAATCTGAATCTTTTTAATTGACCAAATATCTGTGCAAATGAGGTCTTTTTAGTGCCTCTACAGCATTTGAGGACTCTAGTTTTCTACGCAATAGACCATGAAATGCCCAAAGCATTTCTAAAGCCTCTCAGATCCTTTGGGTCTTTTAATTGCAGTAGGGGGGATTCTGCTGTTTACTAATTCATGAGAATCACTTCAAAGAACTCATTACTCCAGTAACATGGTCTTTGGTATGCCTCAAGATACCTTAGCTCAAGTGAGGGATTTCCCTTGATGGTTTACTGCTTAAAATAATGTAGGTATAAGCAATGTTTATCATTAAAAATCCCACCTTAGTTAGTTTGCCAATCTCCAGTTCCTCAGCTTTTTCAGAAATCTCCAGCCCTGATGGAGCCTCTGCAACACATCAAAAACAGTGTGATTGAACAGTGCATTATTGTTACTGATTCAAATGCTGCATATTGCTCACGTCGTTGATCGCAACACTTAAACAAAATATCCCGAGCAATCACAAGAAGAAGTCTCGTATAGAATGGGAAGTTGTTACTTGTACTCACTGTGGATCAGCACATTAACTGGGTATTCTGATATGTCTGTACCAGCCACTATCATGCAGGTGAAAGTCTTCTGGTCGCTTAGTGtggcagcagacagcagcaggctGGAGTTTTCGGCCATGCTCACACGGTGCTTGTATTCATCAGTGGCGGTGACAGTGGCATTCTGGTCTTTCTGCCTGACCAGTAGGTCTCCTGAAACTGCCTCTCCTTTGTCCTGGAGAGGAAGGTAGTTTGCACTTACATGTCTGTCACATATGGCATTGGCTCTTAGTTCAAACACAGTTCAAGCACATACAGTGGTTTGTTCTTAAGTATCTGTTCATGCAGTAACATATGGAGGAACAGATGCGTGGTCAATTGCACAGCATATGCACTCAGACTGGGCGTGGCTCAGACATGATAAGTGGGTGTCAGGCAGGCGTCAACATTTTGAATCCATTGACCTACATGAGGGAAATGACTTACATATTTCCATTTAGTGATGAAAAGGTCTTCTGGTTTTGCAGCTCCATTGTTGCACGGCACCTCGAGTGTTTCCCCATACAGACCGATAACAGTCTCCAAACCGCTcactgagagagacaaagtgaaaCCACAGTTTCAATTACTTTCCAGTGGGACTAATCTGGTCAGCTTAAACACAGCATGAAATTTTTTGActgaaaaatctatttttacTCTGAATGCTTTAAAGTTCTCTTTTCTGTACATGTTTGACTGACATTCATCAATACCTCTCAGCATCTGCCTAAACACACTAAGAAAAGCAGGTTTTAGAGACTATTGCCAATTATGCAGctccctttaaaaaaaagcccTCCCCTGCCCTAAATTTCATTCAAAACATTGCCATGGAGACAAAGTGCTTGAgagggggatgggaggaggtgggtgCCAGCAGAAGTGTCTGAATGAGTTGGGATGAGGGGTTCTAGCCAGAGGGCCGCGGGGAAAAGAGGTTGCCATGGAGCAACTGAAAATAAGGTGTTGCTCAGTTTTCCATATCTAGAATTCACATTTCAGCCCTCTGGGAGCCCAGGCTGACGGTAAGGCATAAGTAGGTGAAAGGGAATGGTACAGTTAAGGAAATAACCAAACACAGCTTATCAAATGTCCAGTGGGAATGTGTGACAACAAAGCAGCGACCAACCATGGCTCTATCTATTAAATAAATGACAAAGATTTCCCTTGTATATACAGGGAAGTGCACAACGAGCAAGATGCTCAAATGTCCTGTGCACATTCAAACCTGAATTTGTGTGAttctgtgcacacacaaaagcaacaGCTTTACACAATAATGCCCCCATTGTGtcgcaacaacaacaataattgtACTTTCACTCCATGTTGTCTCATCAATTCTTAAAAGGGCAAAGATGAAGTTTTCATCAGACGGAAGCAAAGACGGGcggtttatttatttgttttctgcgtGCCATAAATTTGAATCCTGTTTGAATGGAAGTAAATGCTTTTACTATGGTTACCATTGTTCACATTACACCAGAGTAGCAACTAGCACCCTGCATCTTGTGTGTGTACAATTGGATCTAATGCTGGGATGGGCAATTCTGGAGGTGCAGGGATCCAGAAATGTCTACTCACTACTTGGGGGCCGTTATGTGTCCCCCACCTAAACACACATGATTTACTTTTACCAATACTTTAACTAAATAATTATGAGCTTTTGTAATATATAACTTTagtaaagctacaatatgctaCTTTTTGCCTTGAGTCAGTCAGCGAAGTCTATTGTTAGTCCCACCCTGCTATTGTTAATAACGCCCCAATACTTGTCATTCATCTTGAGGAGCTGTCTACTTTGAAGCatcatctagcctgaggctgaggtaatgAGCATCTGTAAAGCCACCACAGGCA
This region includes:
- the LOC139916869 gene encoding CD166 antigen homolog A-like, with protein sequence MHLLSASCVCALLIAIIYQVSGLETVIGLYGETLEVPCNNGAAKPEDLFITKWKYDKGEAVSGDLLVRQKDQNATVTATDEYKHRVSMAENSSLLLSAATLSDQKTFTCMIVAGTDISEYPVNVLIHKAPSGLEISEKAEELEIGKLTKLGNCSAQDANPAANITWFKNKKPLVADGKGILIHASVQVDPNTGLSTTSSMLEYSAGKEDTDAQFTCGTQDTVGAEQASSPVTFTITYPTENISLQVISEGHLIEGNNVTLKCVADGNPAPTSFNFHLKGEVVKVENSDAYTLTDVTRDTTGEYKCSLIDDAKMEASKNITVSYLDIKLSPSGKILKSAGEAVVLALQVDASGDPKVSWTKDNVKLDKQPVFSKLTYSDSGRYDCEVTMGLLSQKASFELVVKGAPVIRQLSKRRSDDGRHKVLICEAEGSPKPSVSWSINGTSLDESPFINGKITHKITVVPTANLTVSCTVYNELGQDSKAINVSSLFEEVRMDKQDQSDDSEQTKLVVGLVVGLLIATVLVGLAYWVYMKKSKQGSWKTGEKENGSSEEEKKLEEKVEENSQKAEV